A portion of the Chryseobacterium tructae genome contains these proteins:
- the cphA gene encoding cyanophycin synthetase: protein MKIEKIQALRGPNIWSIRRKKLIQMRLDLEEMENYPTNKIDGFRERIEKMIPSLITHRCSEGVEGGFFHRVETGTWMGHVIEHIALEIQTLAGMDVGFGRTRETKTPGVYNVVFNYLEENVGIYAAEEAVNIAQALIEGKEYDLHACIHKLKEIRERVRLGPSTGSIVEEAVSRKIPWIRLGTNSLVQLGYGVNQQRFQATITGKTSSIAVDIACNKELTKRMLHDAAIPVPIGDLVVDEEGLHEVIRKIGYPIVLKPLDGNHGKGSSINVNDWEAAKIGLEHAQKYSRKVIVEKYITGYDFRVLVIDNKMVAAARRVPAHIVGDGELSIQQLIDKENKDPRRGYGHENVLTEIEVDKDTLELLEKLQYTLETTPQKGEIVYLKSTANLSTGGTSIDVTDMVHPENITMAERISKIIGLDVCGIDIMAENLTQPLKESGGAIIEVNAAPGFRMHLAPSEGLPRNVAAPVVDMLYPQGKPFTIPIIAVTGTNGKTTTTRLISHIVKSNGYRVGFTTSDGIYIQNTMLSKGDTTGPLSAEFILKDPTVEFAVLETARGGILRSGLGFSQCDIGVLTNIEEDHLGMNDVHNLKDLTKVKRVVLDSVKKTGWSVLNADNEYSMKIVKDLDCNVAIFSMNENNPHIVKFAKEGRITCVYEEGFVTIKKGDWKIRIGKAKDFPITMEGKARFMIENVLAASLASYLHGFGIEDISNSLRTFIPSAQLTPGRLNVFKFKSFKVLIDFAHNPSGYEAIEDYLKNVESTKKIGIISGVGDRRDNDIRECGKIAGRMFDHIIIRNEKHLRGRTEEEINGLIIEGMQASGKDVSYEIIPKEIEALKHAMGMAEDGTFITALSDVISNAIDLVQEYQARELLEDDKNL from the coding sequence ATGAAAATCGAAAAGATTCAGGCACTGCGTGGTCCTAACATCTGGAGTATCAGAAGAAAGAAGTTGATACAAATGAGGTTAGACCTTGAAGAAATGGAGAATTATCCTACCAATAAAATTGATGGATTCAGGGAAAGAATTGAAAAAATGATCCCTTCATTGATTACCCACAGATGCTCCGAAGGAGTAGAGGGTGGATTTTTCCATAGAGTGGAAACAGGAACCTGGATGGGACATGTCATTGAGCATATTGCCTTGGAAATACAGACCTTGGCAGGAATGGATGTTGGATTTGGAAGAACCCGCGAAACAAAGACTCCGGGGGTATATAATGTAGTATTCAATTATCTTGAAGAAAATGTAGGAATTTATGCTGCTGAGGAAGCAGTAAACATTGCCCAAGCATTAATTGAAGGAAAAGAGTATGATCTGCATGCTTGTATCCATAAACTGAAAGAGATCAGGGAACGTGTTCGTCTGGGACCTTCTACAGGAAGTATCGTAGAAGAAGCTGTTTCCAGAAAAATACCATGGATCCGATTGGGAACAAACTCCTTGGTACAGCTTGGATATGGGGTAAATCAGCAGCGTTTTCAGGCTACAATCACAGGAAAAACAAGTTCTATTGCTGTAGATATTGCCTGTAATAAAGAGCTGACCAAAAGGATGCTTCATGATGCAGCTATTCCGGTACCAATAGGTGATCTGGTGGTAGACGAAGAAGGCTTACATGAAGTGATCAGAAAAATAGGATATCCTATTGTTTTAAAACCTTTGGACGGGAATCATGGGAAAGGATCCTCTATCAATGTCAATGATTGGGAGGCTGCTAAAATAGGATTAGAGCATGCTCAGAAATACTCCCGAAAAGTAATTGTTGAAAAATACATTACAGGATATGATTTCAGAGTATTGGTGATTGATAATAAAATGGTAGCTGCGGCAAGAAGAGTTCCTGCTCATATCGTTGGAGATGGGGAACTAAGCATTCAGCAACTGATTGATAAAGAAAATAAAGATCCACGCCGCGGTTATGGCCATGAAAATGTCCTTACCGAAATTGAAGTAGATAAAGATACATTAGAATTGCTTGAAAAGCTTCAGTATACTCTGGAAACCACTCCGCAAAAAGGAGAAATAGTGTATCTGAAATCAACTGCAAACCTTTCTACTGGAGGAACATCCATAGATGTTACTGATATGGTGCATCCAGAAAATATCACCATGGCAGAGAGAATCTCTAAAATTATCGGGCTGGATGTTTGTGGTATTGATATCATGGCCGAAAACTTAACTCAACCATTAAAAGAAAGCGGTGGAGCAATCATTGAAGTGAATGCTGCTCCCGGATTCAGAATGCACTTGGCTCCGAGCGAAGGATTGCCTAGAAACGTTGCTGCTCCGGTAGTAGACATGTTGTATCCACAAGGGAAACCTTTTACGATTCCGATTATTGCTGTTACTGGTACCAATGGAAAGACAACAACAACAAGGTTGATTTCTCATATTGTAAAAAGCAATGGCTATAGAGTAGGATTTACTACTTCAGACGGGATCTATATTCAAAATACAATGTTGTCAAAAGGAGATACTACAGGGCCTCTTTCAGCAGAGTTTATTTTAAAGGATCCTACTGTTGAATTTGCCGTTCTTGAAACAGCAAGAGGCGGGATTCTTCGTTCAGGGTTAGGATTTTCTCAATGTGATATTGGGGTGTTGACCAATATTGAGGAAGACCATTTGGGAATGAATGATGTTCACAACTTAAAAGATCTTACCAAAGTAAAGCGGGTTGTATTAGACAGTGTAAAGAAAACCGGCTGGAGTGTATTGAATGCGGATAATGAATATTCCATGAAAATAGTGAAAGACCTTGATTGTAACGTTGCTATTTTTAGTATGAATGAAAATAATCCCCATATTGTAAAATTTGCAAAAGAAGGCAGAATCACTTGTGTTTATGAAGAAGGATTTGTAACCATTAAAAAAGGAGATTGGAAAATCAGAATAGGAAAGGCCAAAGATTTCCCGATTACGATGGAGGGAAAAGCCAGATTCATGATCGAAAATGTTTTGGCAGCTAGTTTAGCCAGCTATCTTCATGGATTTGGGATTGAGGACATCTCCAATTCTTTAAGAACCTTTATCCCAAGTGCACAGCTTACTCCGGGAAGATTAAATGTTTTTAAGTTTAAAAGCTTTAAAGTACTGATCGACTTTGCTCATAATCCATCCGGATATGAAGCAATAGAAGATTACCTGAAAAATGTTGAATCTACCAAGAAAATAGGAATTATTTCAGGTGTAGGAGATCGAAGAGACAATGACATCAGAGAATGCGGAAAAATCGCAGGAAGAATGTTTGATCATATTATCATTCGAAATGAAAAACATCTTCGCGGAAGAACAGAAGAGGAGATCAACGGGTTGATTATTGAAGGAATGCAAGCTTCAGGGAAAGATGTCAGTTATGAGATTATTCCTAAAGAAATTGAAGCATTGAAGCACGCTATGGGAATGGCAGAAGATGGAACATTCATTACTGCATTAAGTGATGTTATTTCTAATGCTATTGATCTTGTTCAGGAATATCAGGCAAGAGAACTGCTGGAAGATGATAAAAATTTGTAA
- a CDS encoding MepB family protein, with protein MNCSALEEDLECKEYSGFNFRLNNLNIKFRISKITPTKTGQFVTIWKRNEKGETAPFDIKDDIDFYLVAAFKDNFSGIFIFPKSILAGKGILSDGKKTGKRGIRVYPAWDKTESKQAQKTQDWQTQYFLVFSGEQDKILQRARALLK; from the coding sequence ATGAATTGTTCAGCCCTTGAAGAAGATTTAGAATGTAAGGAGTATTCTGGTTTTAATTTTAGATTAAATAATTTGAACATCAAGTTCCGGATTTCCAAAATAACACCCACTAAAACAGGACAATTTGTAACAATCTGGAAAAGAAATGAAAAGGGAGAAACAGCTCCTTTTGATATTAAAGATGATATTGACTTTTATCTTGTTGCAGCTTTTAAAGATAACTTTTCAGGGATATTTATTTTCCCTAAATCTATTTTAGCGGGAAAAGGGATTCTATCTGATGGAAAAAAGACAGGAAAACGGGGAATCCGAGTTTATCCAGCCTGGGATAAAACAGAAAGTAAGCAAGCTCAAAAAACACAGGATTGGCAAACGCAATATTTCTTAGTATTTTCCGGAGAGCAAGATAAAATACTTCAACGAGCAAGGGCATTGCTAAAATAA